AGATATAATAGAGAATGCTAAAGATGTTGTATTAAGATCAATAAATAAGTGCAAAAAACAAGATATTAAGGCTCTAAGTCAAATTAAATATCAAATTAGAGAAGATTTAAAATCTTATATTTATAACGAACTGGGTAGAGACCCAATGATTCTACCTGTAATATCAGAGATAGAAGATGGGAAATATTAATTACGAATATACTTCCCTTTTTATAGAAGATTTGCTTAACGATACTGATTTTGTAGATTTAAGAAAATATGCTATAGAAAATGATGTTCCGATTATGAATAGCCAAACCAAGGAGCTTATTATAAGCATCCTTCAAATAGCTAAGCCTAAAAAAATCTTAGAAATAGGAACTGCTATAGGTTATTCTTCACTTTGCTTTAAAAAGTACACTGGGGCAGATATAACAACTATAGAATTAGATACGGCTACAGCAGAAATCGCTAGAAATAATTTTAAAAAATATAATGTTAACGTCAATCTTATTAATGATGACGCAATGAAAGCCTTGAGAACTATTGATCAAGGCTTTGATTTTGTTTTTATAGATGCTAATAAATCAAGATATTTAGATTATTTTAAGATTACTAGCAAACTTCTTAATAAAGGTGGAATAATAATTGCAGATAATGTCTTATTTAGAGGCGAAGTTTGTAATGATGATATAATGGAAAAAAGAAAGAATACTTTAGTTAAAAGACTTAGGAATTTCCTAGCCTACATAACGGATTTAGAGGAATTTACAACATCTGTGATTCCCATAGGCGACGGGCTTACCTTAAGTGTTAGGAGAGATAATGACAGATAAAAAAGTGGAACTACTTGCCCCCGCTGGGGATTTTGAAAAATTAAAAACTGCTATTAAGTTTGGCGCAGATGCAGTTTATCTAGCAGGAGATAATTTTGGCTTAAGAGCCAATGCAAAAAACTTTAATAATGATGAATTAAAAAAAGCCGTAGCCTATGCTCATGAAAGAGGTGTTAGGGTCCATGTAACCATGAATATCATGCCTCATGATGGTGATATGGACGGTATAGTGGAATATTTAGAAAACCTTAATACAATTGGTATTGATGCCCTAATAATATCAGATCCAGGTATTTTTTCTCTTGCAAAAAAACATACAGATATTGACCTACACATTTCAACTCAGGCATCTGTTACAAACTCTGCAACTGTTAATTTCTGGTATGAAATGGGGGCTAAAAGAATAATCCTTGCCCGTGAACTTTCATTAAAGGAAATTACAGAAATAAGAAAAAATACCCCAGAGGACATGGAGATAGAGTGCTTTATACATGGTGCCATGTGTATTTCATATTCTGGTAGGTGTCTATTGTCTTCTTATATGACAGGTCGTGACGCTAATAGGGGAGATTGCGCCCAACCATGCAGGTGGAAATATTCTCTACAAGAAGAAACTAGGCCTGGAGAATATTTTCCAATAGAAGAGGATGGCAAGGGTGGTACTTTTATAATGAACTCTAAGGACCTTTGTTTGATTGACGAAGTAGATAAGCTAATTGAAGCAGGTATAGACAGCTTTAAGATAGAAGGTAGAATGAAAACACCTTTTTATGTGGCAACTGTTATCAGGTCCTACAGACAAGTTATAGATAGCTATTATGAAGGAAACTTCAGCAAGGAAGTTAGTAAGAAGTACTTTGAAGAAATTAATAAGGCTAGCCACAGACATTTTACCAAGGGATTTTTCTATAATAAACCTGATGAGAATGATCAAATTTATGGCTCATCTTCATATATCAGAAATTATGACTTTATAGGCGTAGTTATTGATTATGATAAAGAATCAAAGATTGCAACAATTGAGCAAAGAAATAGGTTCTTTAAGGGAGATGAAATAGAAATTTTTGGTAATAGTAAGGACTTTTATACCCTAAATATCGATTATATGGAAGATGAAAAGGGAGAAGAGATAGAAGTAGCTAATCAACCAAAGCAAATTTTAAAAATAAAAATTAATCTTCCATTAGAAAAGGGAGATATTCTTAGAAAGAAAATAGAGGACTAAAAAAGCTAGCCATTTGGCTAGCTTTTTATATTTTATTAGTCTTCAGATGGATTTTCAGAAAAATCAGCTCTAGTTCTTCTAGCTTCTGCGCCAACGTTAGAGTTTTCATCAGCTTCATCAGAGATTGATCTAAGGTTTTCTTGGTCTGGACCTAGTTTTTTATCTAGAGATTCACCGCCGGTTTCCTTATTTTCTTCTCTAATTTTTCTGTCAAGTTCTTCATTTCCTCTGTATTGATTATCGTTTGAAATTTTTTGGTTTGCCATAATATCTCCTTTTTATTAATGCGTTATGTATTTCCTATACAAATATAATAACACATTTCAGGAAAATTTACAATCCTTTTCTTAGTTAGACTCCTCTATAAGTCTAATGATTTCAATAATTACTCGGCTAGCTTTTTCCATATGTTCAATAGGTATTAGCTCATATATGCCGTGGAAATTCATACCTCCAGTGAAAATGTTTGGACAAGGAAGACCCATAAATGATAGTTTTGAGCCATCTGTTCCACCTCTGATTGGGCTTATGAGAGGTTTTATATCAAGATTTTCCATAGCATTTTTCGCATAATTAACTATATCCATATGTTCTTTTATGATATCACCCATATTATAATAGCTATCAGAGATTTTAATATCAATAATATTACCGTATCTTTTATTTAAAAACTCAGCGTTGTTTTTAATTTCTTCTTTCATTTTTTCAAAGATTTCTCTATCATGATCACGGATAATATATTCCATCTTAGTAGTTTCTATGTCACCGTTAATGCTTAATAAGTGAAAAAAGCCCTCATAGCCTTCTGTATGCTCAGGACGTCTAACAGAACCTAATAGGTTGTCAAATTCATTTGCGACTGATATAGAGTTAATCATAATGTTTTTAGCAGAACCAGGGTGGATAGACTTGCCATGAATAGTTACTTTAGCGTCAGCGGCGTTAAATGATTCATATTCAAGTTCACCGAGGATACCACCATCAATAGTATAGGCGAAATCTGCATCGAATTTCTTTACATCAAAGCTATCACAACCAGTACCTATTTCTTCATCTGGTGTAAAGGCAATCCTAATTTCTCCGTGTTTGAAATCAGGGCTATTGACAATATATTCTATTGCGGTCATAATAGCTGCTATTCCAGCTTTATCGTCGGCTCCAAGAAGAGATTTCCCCCTTGTAGTAATTAGTGTTGTTCCTTTTAATTTTTCTAGATAAGGAAAGTCTTCTACCTTTATAGATTTTGTATCATTTAATTTTATATCCCCACCTTCATACTTAATTATTTGTGGATTATTAATTTTACCATACATCTCTGGTGATGTGTCCATGTGAGAAATAAAACCAATTTTTGGTAAATTTTTGTCGGAATTTGCTGGTATTTTTGCAAATACAAAGCC
This genomic window from Anaerococcus murdochii contains:
- the pepT gene encoding peptidase T; translation: MENLTKRFLKYISFDTKSDPEKGEVQKPSTDGQLVLAKELKKELEELGLNAEINEEGFVFAKIPANSDKNLPKIGFISHMDTSPEMYGKINNPQIIKYEGGDIKLNDTKSIKVEDFPYLEKLKGTTLITTRGKSLLGADDKAGIAAIMTAIEYIVNSPDFKHGEIRIAFTPDEEIGTGCDSFDVKKFDADFAYTIDGGILGELEYESFNAADAKVTIHGKSIHPGSAKNIMINSISVANEFDNLLGSVRRPEHTEGYEGFFHLLSINGDIETTKMEYIIRDHDREIFEKMKEEIKNNAEFLNKRYGNIIDIKISDSYYNMGDIIKEHMDIVNYAKNAMENLDIKPLISPIRGGTDGSKLSFMGLPCPNIFTGGMNFHGIYELIPIEHMEKASRVIIEIIRLIEESN
- a CDS encoding peptidase U32 family protein, with amino-acid sequence MTDKKVELLAPAGDFEKLKTAIKFGADAVYLAGDNFGLRANAKNFNNDELKKAVAYAHERGVRVHVTMNIMPHDGDMDGIVEYLENLNTIGIDALIISDPGIFSLAKKHTDIDLHISTQASVTNSATVNFWYEMGAKRIILARELSLKEITEIRKNTPEDMEIECFIHGAMCISYSGRCLLSSYMTGRDANRGDCAQPCRWKYSLQEETRPGEYFPIEEDGKGGTFIMNSKDLCLIDEVDKLIEAGIDSFKIEGRMKTPFYVATVIRSYRQVIDSYYEGNFSKEVSKKYFEEINKASHRHFTKGFFYNKPDENDQIYGSSSYIRNYDFIGVVIDYDKESKIATIEQRNRFFKGDEIEIFGNSKDFYTLNIDYMEDEKGEEIEVANQPKQILKIKINLPLEKGDILRKKIED
- a CDS encoding elastin-binding protein EbpS, giving the protein MANQKISNDNQYRGNEELDRKIREENKETGGESLDKKLGPDQENLRSISDEADENSNVGAEARRTRADFSENPSED
- a CDS encoding O-methyltransferase — protein: MGNINYEYTSLFIEDLLNDTDFVDLRKYAIENDVPIMNSQTKELIISILQIAKPKKILEIGTAIGYSSLCFKKYTGADITTIELDTATAEIARNNFKKYNVNVNLINDDAMKALRTIDQGFDFVFIDANKSRYLDYFKITSKLLNKGGIIIADNVLFRGEVCNDDIMEKRKNTLVKRLRNFLAYITDLEEFTTSVIPIGDGLTLSVRRDNDR